One genomic segment of Vulgatibacter sp. includes these proteins:
- a CDS encoding GlsB/YeaQ/YmgE family stress response membrane protein, with protein MGILAWIVIGLVAGLIAKAIMPGKDPGGFIVTTLLGVAGALLGGWIGSAITGAGLEGFSFWSLFLAVVGALLLLAVYRMAVGSRHRRATV; from the coding sequence ATGGGTATTCTTGCGTGGATCGTCATCGGCCTGGTTGCAGGCCTCATCGCTAAGGCGATCATGCCGGGCAAGGATCCCGGCGGATTCATCGTGACGACGCTTCTCGGCGTCGCTGGTGCGCTGCTGGGTGGCTGGATCGGCAGCGCGATCACGGGCGCGGGCCTGGAGGGCTTCTCCTTCTGGAGCCTCTTCCTCGCGGTGGTCGGCGCGCTGTTGCTGCTCGCGGTATACCGAATGGCGGTGGGCAGCAGACACCGTCGAGCGACGGTGTAG